One Misgurnus anguillicaudatus chromosome 20, ASM2758022v2, whole genome shotgun sequence DNA segment encodes these proteins:
- the LOC129455469 gene encoding casein kinase II subunit alpha isoform X1 — protein sequence MSGPVTSRSRVYPDVNTQRPREYWDYESHVVEWGNQDDYQLVRKLGRGKYSEVFEAINITNNEKVVVKILKPVKKKKIKREIKILENLRGGPNIITLLDIVKDPVSRTPALVFEHVNNTDFKQLYQTLSDYDIRFYMFEILKALDYCHSMGIMHRDVKPHNVMIDHEHRKLRLIDWGLAEFYHPSQEYNVRVASRYFKGPELLVDYQMYDYSLDMWSLGCMLASMIFRKEPFFHGHDNYDQLVRIAKVLGTEDLYDYIDKYNIELDPRFNDILGRHSRKRWERFVHSENQHLVSTEALDFLDKLLRYDHQARLTAREAMDHPYFYPIVKDQARMGSSSGLSTGSTPVSTSSMITGGVTSMSSAQPMANIAGSPVISAPSALAAQLPAAAGAQP from the exons ATGTCCGGCCCTGTCACGAGTCGATCTCGCGTTTATCCAGACGTCAACACACAGAGACCTCGGGAATACTGGGACTATGAATCTCACGTCGTAGAATGGGG GAATCAAGATGATTATCAGCTGGTGCGGAAGCTCGGCCGAGGAAAATACAGTGAAGTGTTCGAAGCCATCAACATTACAAACAATGAGAAAGTAGTCGTCAAAATACTCAAG CCAGtaaaaaagaagaaaatcaaGCGGGAAATTAAAATTTTGGAAAATCTAAGAGGCGGCCCCAACATCATCACACTTCTAGACATCGTCAAAGATCCCGTG TCTCGAACCCCAGCTCTGGTTTTTGAACATGTGAACAACACAGACTTTAAG CAATTGTATCAAACGCTATCAGACTATGACATTCGGTTCTACATGTTTGAGATCTTAAAG GCTTTGGACTACTGCCACAGTATGGGAATCATGCACAGAGATGTGAAGCCACACAACGTAATGATTGACCATGAACACAGAAAG CTGCGTCTGATAGATTGGGGGTTAGCAGAGTTTTATCACCCCAGTCAAGAGTACAACGTCAGGGTGGCGTCTCGATATTTCAAAGGACCTGAACTGTTGGTGGACTATCAG ATGTACGACTACAGTTTAGACATGTGGAGTCTCGGCTGCATGTTGGCAAGCATGATCTTCCGGAAAGAGCCGTTCTTTCACGGACACGACAACTATGATCAG CTTGTACGGATTGCCAAAGTCCTGGGTACAGAGGACCTTTATGACTACATCGACAAATACAACATTGAGCTCGATCCACGATTCAACGACATTTTGGGAAG ACATTCTCGGAAAAGGTGGGAGCGTTTTGTCCACAGTGAGAACCAGCATCTGGTCAGTACTGAAGCTCTGGATTTCCTGGACAAACTTTTGCGCTATGACCACCAAGCTCGTCTCACCGCCCGCGAGGCGATGGATCACCCGTACTTCT ATCCCATAGTGAAGGACCAGGCGAGGATGGGCTCATCTTCAGGACTGTCCACTGGATCCACTCCAGTCAGCACATCCAGTATGATTACAG GAGGCGTCACATCCATGTCTTCAGCCCAGCCGATGGCTAACATCGCAGGTTCTCCTGTCATCTCGGCCCCCAGCGCTCTCGCCGCTCAACTTCCCGCTGCCGCCGGAGCTCAACCCTGA
- the LOC129455534 gene encoding C-type lectin domain family 4 member E, producing MDSVYENSDYIRSKIQSKGEGSQYKGQVKATQSRWSKVLLLVLCVSVVLAVGGLCVLGVLHNNTLADFQSLNEQHDTVLMQLSAQEINSTNYKKEAEELNNQHEETLRKLNRLNESTGCALCAVDWIHSGGKCYYFSKVMMNWTQSRDHCVTLGGHLVIINSKTEQDFLASKVKVSHWIGLNDMETEGRWVWVNNQPLNDSIEFWMKRSNGVSEPDNWTKGHPGGEDCAGLGHPGGETDFWSDAYCFDKKRFVCEAPASV from the exons ATGGATTCAGTCTATGAAAATTCTGATTACATACGGTCAAAAATTCAATCAAAAGGTGAAGGCTCTCAATACAAGG GTCAGGTTAAGGCGACTCAATCTAGGTGGAGTAAAGTTCTTCTGCTGGTTCTCTGTGTCTCTGTTGTTCTTGCTGTTGGTGGTCTCTGTGTTTTGGGGGTCCTGC ACAATAATACGCTTGCAGATTTTCAATCATTGAACGAACAGCACGACACGGTTTTAATGCAGCTGTCTGCACAAGAGATTAACAGCACAA ATTATAAAAAAGAGGCGGAGGAACTCAATAACCAACACGAGGAGACACTTAGGAAATTGAACAGATTAAATG AGAGCACAGGTTGTGCACTTTGTGCTGTTGACTGGATTCATTCTGGAGGAAAATGttattacttttctaaagtcATGATGAACTGGACACAGAGTCGAGATCACTGTGTGACATTAGGAGGACATCTGGTGATCATAAACAGCAAAACGGAGCAG GATTTTCTGGCCTCTAAAGTTAAAGTGAGCCACTGGATTGGACTTAATGATATGGAGACTGAGGGACGTTGGGTTTGGGTCAATAACCAGCCATTAAATGATTCAATCGA ATTTTGGATGAAACGATCGAATGGTGTCAGTGAACCAGATAACTGGACTAAAGGTCATCCAGGAGGTGAGGACTGTGCTGGTCTGGGACATCCAGGTGGAGAAACTGATTTCTGGAGTGATGCTTACTGCTTTGATAAGAAAAGATTTGTGTGTGAGGCGCCTGCCTCAGTTTAG
- the LOC129455469 gene encoding casein kinase II subunit alpha isoform X2 — MSGPVTSRSRVYPDVNTQRPREYWDYESHVVEWGNQDDYQLVRKLGRGKYSEVFEAINITNNEKVVVKILKPVKKKKIKREIKILENLRGGPNIITLLDIVKDPVSRTPALVFEHVNNTDFKQLYQTLSDYDIRFYMFEILKALDYCHSMGIMHRDVKPHNVMIDHEHRKLRLIDWGLAEFYHPSQEYNVRVASRYFKGPELLVDYQMYDYSLDMWSLGCMLASMIFRKEPFFHGHDNYDQLVRIAKVLGTEDLYDYIDKYNIELDPRFNDILGRHSRKRWERFVHSENQHLVSTEALDFLDKLLRYDHQARLTAREAMDHPYFYPIVKDQARMGSSSGLSTGSTPVSTSSMITGES, encoded by the exons ATGTCCGGCCCTGTCACGAGTCGATCTCGCGTTTATCCAGACGTCAACACACAGAGACCTCGGGAATACTGGGACTATGAATCTCACGTCGTAGAATGGGG GAATCAAGATGATTATCAGCTGGTGCGGAAGCTCGGCCGAGGAAAATACAGTGAAGTGTTCGAAGCCATCAACATTACAAACAATGAGAAAGTAGTCGTCAAAATACTCAAG CCAGtaaaaaagaagaaaatcaaGCGGGAAATTAAAATTTTGGAAAATCTAAGAGGCGGCCCCAACATCATCACACTTCTAGACATCGTCAAAGATCCCGTG TCTCGAACCCCAGCTCTGGTTTTTGAACATGTGAACAACACAGACTTTAAG CAATTGTATCAAACGCTATCAGACTATGACATTCGGTTCTACATGTTTGAGATCTTAAAG GCTTTGGACTACTGCCACAGTATGGGAATCATGCACAGAGATGTGAAGCCACACAACGTAATGATTGACCATGAACACAGAAAG CTGCGTCTGATAGATTGGGGGTTAGCAGAGTTTTATCACCCCAGTCAAGAGTACAACGTCAGGGTGGCGTCTCGATATTTCAAAGGACCTGAACTGTTGGTGGACTATCAG ATGTACGACTACAGTTTAGACATGTGGAGTCTCGGCTGCATGTTGGCAAGCATGATCTTCCGGAAAGAGCCGTTCTTTCACGGACACGACAACTATGATCAG CTTGTACGGATTGCCAAAGTCCTGGGTACAGAGGACCTTTATGACTACATCGACAAATACAACATTGAGCTCGATCCACGATTCAACGACATTTTGGGAAG ACATTCTCGGAAAAGGTGGGAGCGTTTTGTCCACAGTGAGAACCAGCATCTGGTCAGTACTGAAGCTCTGGATTTCCTGGACAAACTTTTGCGCTATGACCACCAAGCTCGTCTCACCGCCCGCGAGGCGATGGATCACCCGTACTTCT ATCCCATAGTGAAGGACCAGGCGAGGATGGGCTCATCTTCAGGACTGTCCACTGGATCCACTCCAGTCAGCACATCCAGTATGATTACAGGTGAATCCTGA